The Mycolicibacterium mageritense genome contains a region encoding:
- a CDS encoding zinc-dependent alcohol dehydrogenase family protein has translation MRAVVYPEVGVLPKVVDVADPQCPPDGVIVEVAATGVCRSDWHAWRGHDPVELPIIPGHEFAGTIAAVGAGVTRWQVGDRVTAPFVLGCGRCEFCLSGEAQVCPDQLQPGFTLPGSFAQRVAVPRAQTNLVRLPDTVSFVAAASLGCRFATSFRAVVTHGGVQPGQWVAVHGCGGVGLSAVMIAKAFQAKVLAVDRSAEALMTAGSLGADELINGSEIADVTAEIVKRTGGGAHIGIDAIGHPAVAAASVASLRRRGRHVQVGLLLGDAAQTALPMDRVIAQELAILGSHGMPAVDYPAMLELVATGALEPQRLVTRVVELDAAGEALAAMDAPTGPGMTIIEPVRSSQPA, from the coding sequence GTGCGAGCCGTGGTGTATCCCGAGGTCGGTGTGCTGCCGAAAGTCGTCGACGTGGCCGACCCGCAATGCCCGCCCGACGGGGTGATCGTCGAGGTCGCGGCCACGGGCGTGTGCCGCTCCGACTGGCACGCCTGGCGCGGTCACGATCCGGTAGAACTGCCGATCATCCCCGGGCACGAGTTTGCCGGGACGATCGCCGCGGTCGGTGCCGGCGTGACGCGCTGGCAGGTCGGGGACCGGGTGACCGCGCCGTTCGTTCTCGGCTGCGGACGTTGTGAGTTCTGCCTGTCCGGTGAGGCTCAGGTGTGCCCCGACCAGTTGCAGCCCGGGTTCACCTTGCCGGGATCCTTCGCCCAGCGGGTGGCGGTGCCCCGCGCTCAGACAAATCTCGTCCGCCTGCCCGATACGGTCTCGTTCGTCGCCGCCGCCTCACTGGGATGCCGGTTCGCCACATCGTTCCGCGCCGTGGTCACCCACGGTGGCGTGCAACCCGGTCAGTGGGTCGCCGTGCACGGCTGCGGTGGCGTGGGCCTGTCAGCGGTGATGATCGCCAAGGCGTTTCAGGCCAAGGTCCTCGCCGTCGACCGCAGCGCCGAAGCCCTCATGACGGCCGGCTCGCTCGGGGCCGACGAACTGATCAACGGATCCGAGATAGCTGATGTGACAGCCGAAATCGTGAAGCGCACCGGTGGTGGTGCGCACATCGGTATCGACGCCATCGGCCACCCCGCGGTCGCGGCAGCTTCGGTCGCGTCGCTGCGCAGGCGCGGTCGGCACGTCCAGGTGGGGCTGCTGCTCGGCGATGCCGCACAGACCGCGTTGCCGATGGACCGCGTGATCGCGCAGGAACTCGCGATCCTGGGGTCGCACGGCATGCCCGCCGTCGACTATCCGGCGATGCTCGAGCTCGTCGCGACCGGTGCGCTCGAACCACAGCGGCTGGTGACCCGCGTGGTGGAGCTGGACGCTGCCGGCGAGGCCCTGGCGGCCATGGACGCGCCGACCGGGCCCGGGATGACCATCATCGAGCCCGTCCGGTCATCGCAGCCGGCGTGA
- a CDS encoding DUF2252 domain-containing protein — translation MTSVSSNNRAGGHTVLAEADSTAYQSLRHRPVSRSERYGIGKRLRKRVPRRSLAHWEPPVGRPDPVQLITISHEGRVNRLVPIRVGRMIASPYGFLRGSAVVMAEDVAHLPTTGITPVVCGDAHLGNFGFYASPERDLVIDLNDFDEAHPGGWEWDLRRLVASIWVAGRHNGATEEQCATSVQTCVASYRKQIRWLADQPLFARSFQRLGADRLAAEAEGALQSEVNRAAKRARNRTSDRALPRFTEEVAGVRRLVEEPPLITRLPEPQADQLAEALDDYLTTLAPHWRRMLGGYTLVDVAHKVVGVGSVGLRAYVALLEGSTADDVIFLQLKQARRSVLARYVHGESAWHAHQGQRVVEYQQALQTVSDPLLGWTSMDGRQYYVRQFRNMKGTIPLDAIDAAALTDYAGVVGQLLAKGHARTSGASMIAGYMGRSDRVDQALCEFARRYADQTEADHAALVAAVDRGLLPVERGV, via the coding sequence GTGACCAGCGTCTCATCGAACAACCGAGCCGGCGGCCACACCGTTCTCGCCGAGGCCGACAGCACCGCGTATCAGTCGCTTCGGCACCGGCCGGTGTCGCGCTCCGAGCGGTATGGAATCGGTAAGCGCCTGCGTAAGCGGGTACCGCGCCGGTCGCTGGCGCATTGGGAGCCACCGGTCGGCAGGCCCGACCCGGTGCAGCTCATCACGATCAGCCACGAAGGCCGTGTCAACCGCTTGGTCCCGATCCGGGTCGGCCGCATGATTGCCTCCCCGTACGGGTTTCTGCGTGGCTCGGCCGTGGTGATGGCCGAGGACGTCGCCCATCTGCCGACCACCGGCATCACACCCGTCGTGTGCGGCGACGCGCACCTGGGCAACTTCGGGTTCTACGCGTCGCCGGAACGCGACCTCGTGATCGACCTCAACGATTTCGACGAGGCGCATCCGGGCGGCTGGGAATGGGATCTGCGGAGATTGGTGGCCAGCATCTGGGTGGCCGGCCGGCACAACGGCGCCACCGAGGAACAGTGCGCCACGTCGGTCCAGACCTGTGTTGCCTCCTACCGCAAGCAGATTCGCTGGCTGGCCGACCAGCCGCTGTTCGCGCGGTCATTCCAACGGCTCGGCGCCGACCGGCTGGCCGCCGAGGCCGAGGGCGCCCTGCAGTCCGAGGTGAACCGCGCAGCCAAACGGGCCCGCAACCGCACCAGTGACCGTGCGCTGCCGCGCTTCACCGAGGAGGTGGCGGGCGTCCGCAGGCTGGTCGAGGAACCGCCGCTGATCACGCGGCTGCCCGAACCCCAGGCCGATCAACTGGCCGAGGCCCTCGACGATTACCTGACGACGCTGGCCCCGCACTGGCGACGCATGCTCGGCGGGTACACCCTCGTCGACGTCGCGCACAAGGTGGTCGGCGTCGGCAGCGTCGGCTTGCGCGCCTACGTGGCGCTGCTCGAAGGGTCGACCGCTGATGACGTGATCTTCTTGCAGCTCAAGCAGGCTCGCCGATCGGTGCTCGCACGTTATGTGCACGGCGAATCCGCATGGCACGCGCATCAGGGGCAACGCGTGGTCGAATACCAGCAGGCGCTGCAGACCGTGAGCGATCCGCTGCTGGGGTGGACCAGCATGGACGGCAGGCAGTACTACGTGCGGCAGTTCCGCAACATGAAGGGCACCATCCCACTGGACGCGATCGACGCGGCCGCGCTCACCGACTATGCCGGTGTGGTGGGCCAACTGCTCGCCAAGGGGCATGCGCGCACCAGCGGTGCATCGATGATCGCGGGCTACATGGGCCGGTCCGATCGGGTGGACCAGGCGCTGTGCGAGTTCGCCCGGCGCTACGCCGACCAGACCGAAGCCGACCACGCCGCCCTGGTGGCAGCCGTCGACCGGGGCTTGCTTCCCGTCGAACGAGGCGTATAG
- a CDS encoding PIG-L deacetylase family protein, with amino-acid sequence MSEQPFPTDWQIALVLVPHPDDPEYGIGAAVAKWTDSGKTVHYALASRGEVGIAGMPPEQAGPLREVEQRRSAAIVGVSDVAFWDFPDSNIRDTPELRAKIAATVATLRPDIVVTIYSGPSWAPDAPNQRDHIEFAHAVAAAFDSISDPPRWLFENGPEPTHCEAVEGYTERAVESLAAHEVYLSVLDPDTPVVKQARRQVEMATPVRPEFGGRTAEFILKRHR; translated from the coding sequence ATGAGCGAGCAACCGTTCCCGACGGACTGGCAGATCGCACTCGTGCTGGTGCCACATCCCGACGATCCCGAGTACGGCATCGGCGCGGCCGTCGCCAAATGGACCGACTCCGGCAAGACAGTGCACTACGCCCTGGCGTCGCGCGGTGAGGTCGGGATCGCCGGTATGCCGCCCGAACAGGCTGGACCACTGCGCGAAGTGGAGCAGCGACGATCCGCAGCGATCGTCGGGGTCAGCGATGTGGCGTTCTGGGACTTTCCGGACAGCAACATTCGCGACACCCCGGAGCTGCGCGCCAAGATCGCCGCGACCGTCGCGACGTTGCGCCCCGACATCGTCGTCACCATCTACAGCGGCCCCAGCTGGGCGCCCGACGCTCCGAACCAGCGTGACCACATCGAATTTGCCCACGCGGTCGCGGCGGCCTTTGACAGCATCTCCGATCCGCCTCGCTGGCTGTTCGAGAACGGCCCGGAGCCGACGCACTGTGAAGCGGTCGAGGGTTACACCGAGCGGGCGGTCGAATCGCTTGCCGCCCACGAGGTTTACCTTTCGGTGCTGGATCCGGACACGCCCGTCGTCAAACAGGCGCGCCGGCAGGTGGAGATGGCGACGCCGGTGCGCCCCGAGTTCGGCGGCCGAACCGCGGAGTTCATCCTGAAGCGTCACCGCTGA
- a CDS encoding LLM class flavin-dependent oxidoreductase, giving the protein MSRIYLNAFDMACVGHQSAGLWRHPEDQGYRYRELGYWTELARILESGGFDALFLADVLGVYDVYGGSRDAAVTDAAQVPVNDPTLAVSAMAAVTETLGFGVTVSLTYEQPYALARRFATLDHLTSGRVAWNIVTSYLDSAARNLGLDAQIPHDERYEIAEEYLEVCYKLWEASWEPDAVVRDRDRGVFTDPAKVHDIEHKGRYFSVPGPFLCEPSPQRTPVLFQAGASPRGVRFAAAHAEAVFVSGPTPEIVAKPVTALRAAAAELGRDPRSIKVFTMLTPIVAETHEQAVAKLDDYRRYVSADGALALFGGWTGVDLAELGPDEPLKYVQTEANRSALASFTTSDRNWTATELAHEVGLGGRGPVVVGSAREVADELERWVDEAGVDGFNLAYVTTPGTFVDFARHVVPELRRRGRVPDHGERVTLRERLGGGGPLLSADHPGAAYRPPDWA; this is encoded by the coding sequence CATGGCATGTGTCGGACATCAGTCCGCGGGGCTGTGGCGTCACCCCGAGGACCAGGGCTACCGCTACCGCGAACTCGGGTACTGGACCGAGCTGGCCCGCATCCTGGAGTCCGGAGGCTTCGACGCGCTGTTCCTCGCCGACGTGCTCGGGGTGTACGACGTGTACGGCGGTTCGCGGGACGCGGCGGTGACCGACGCCGCACAGGTGCCCGTCAACGATCCGACCCTGGCCGTGTCGGCCATGGCCGCGGTCACCGAAACGCTGGGGTTCGGCGTCACGGTGTCGTTGACCTACGAGCAGCCCTACGCACTCGCGCGCCGGTTCGCGACGCTGGATCATCTGACCAGTGGTCGCGTGGCCTGGAACATCGTCACGTCCTACCTCGACAGCGCCGCCCGCAACCTGGGGTTGGACGCCCAGATCCCGCACGATGAGCGCTACGAGATCGCCGAGGAGTACCTCGAGGTCTGCTACAAGCTGTGGGAGGCGTCGTGGGAACCGGACGCCGTCGTCCGCGACCGGGACCGCGGGGTGTTCACCGACCCGGCGAAAGTCCACGACATCGAACACAAGGGCCGTTACTTCAGCGTCCCCGGGCCGTTCCTGTGCGAACCGTCCCCGCAGCGCACCCCGGTGCTGTTCCAGGCGGGCGCCTCACCGCGCGGAGTCCGGTTCGCCGCGGCGCACGCCGAAGCGGTGTTCGTGTCCGGTCCGACGCCTGAGATCGTGGCCAAGCCGGTCACGGCGTTGCGTGCCGCGGCCGCCGAGCTCGGCCGAGATCCCCGGTCCATCAAGGTGTTTACGATGCTGACCCCGATCGTCGCCGAAACCCATGAGCAGGCCGTCGCCAAGTTGGACGACTACCGGCGGTATGTCAGCGCCGATGGTGCGCTGGCCCTGTTCGGTGGCTGGACCGGGGTGGACCTGGCCGAGCTCGGGCCCGACGAACCGCTGAAGTACGTGCAGACCGAGGCCAACCGTTCGGCGCTGGCATCGTTCACCACGTCGGACCGCAACTGGACGGCTACGGAGCTGGCTCACGAGGTCGGTCTCGGTGGCCGCGGTCCGGTGGTGGTGGGTTCTGCCCGCGAGGTCGCCGATGAACTCGAACGCTGGGTCGATGAGGCCGGCGTCGACGGCTTCAATCTGGCCTACGTCACGACACCCGGTACGTTCGTCGACTTCGCGCGCCACGTCGTGCCCGAATTGCGGCGTCGGGGCCGGGTTCCCGATCACGGGGAGCGGGTGACCCTGCGTGAGCGGCTCGGCGGCGGCGGGCCGCTATTGTCCGCGGACCACCCGGGCGCGGCCTACCGGCCGCCGGATTGGGCTTGA